A single region of the Hypanus sabinus isolate sHypSab1 chromosome 21, sHypSab1.hap1, whole genome shotgun sequence genome encodes:
- the eif4ebp2 gene encoding eukaryotic translation initiation factor 4E-binding protein 2: MSAGCQQSECRVIPSRTVILNDSTQLPHDYCTTPGGTLFSTTPGGTRIIYDRKFLMDCRHSPVAKTPPRYLPHIPGVTTPGIAEDTKAEANNAAHSGENNREGKSSTGDEAQFEMDI, encoded by the exons ATGTCTGCAGGTTGCCAGCAAAGCGAATGTCGCGTAATCCCCTCCAGGACAGTGATTCTGAATGATTCAACGCAGCTACCTCATGATTATTGCACTACTCCGGGAGGAACGCTGTTCTCCACCACTCCGGGAG GCACCCGGATTATTTACGATCGGAAGTTTCTTATGGACTGCCGTCACTCTCCAGTTGCAAAGACTCCACCTCGTTACCTCCCGCATATCCCAGGTGTAACAACCCCTGGCATTGCTGAAGATACCAAGGCAGAAGCAAACAATGCTGCTCACAGTGGTGAAAACAACCGTGAAGGAAAATCATCCACTG